From the Planktothricoides raciborskii GIHE-MW2 genome, the window GCAATCCAACCCATATCGGCACCACCGAAGCCGCCCAATACCTAGGTATTTCCACCGTGAGACTCCGCATCCTACTCCAGCAAGGGCGGGTAAGAGGAGCCGAAAAGCAAGGCCGCAACTGGGTTATCCCCTTATTTAACGGAATGCCGGTCATCGAAGAACGCGGCAAAGGCCCGAAAGGCACCTGGTACAAGCGCCGCCGCCAAGTTGAAACCTGCATCTTGGTCAACCGGCAAATTATTGGCAAAAACGCCAAAGAAAACGAGAACGAGCCGCCGATTGTGGTCAAAGAAGGCAAAAATCAGTACAACTGCCACGAACTAGAAATTAATGGCCCATGCCGCCTGGTGTACACCCCCCATGAAACTGGCCCCTGTGGTGCTCGCCTGTGGATTGAAGCAGCGGCTCATGTGCCAGTAATCAGAAAGACTTTTGCTACCTATCAGCCGGTCAATCAGCCAGTCAGTCAGCCGGTTAAAGCCCCTTTTGAGCTTTAGTGATTGGTGATTGGTGACTCGTGTGAAATAAACCAAATAGCAATAAAAAAATAGCAAACAACAGATAGCAAATAAATATTTCATTATAAAAAAAGTCACGTTAAACTAGATGTCAAAGCGATTTTCTTTTTCACCGCAGATTCGGTGGAACCTAGTAGATAGATATTTTTCTACTGGACGGCAAATTACAGCTAAAAGGCATCGGATATATGAATGGTTTTTGGAAAATATGGATCGATAAGCTGAAGGCAACTTCGGCAGTTTTAGGCGATCGCACCTCTTCTGGGCAGAAAACCGATCGGCCCTGGGCAAACTTACCGTTAAAACGGTTGAGTTCATTGGTGGCCAGTTTAATCATTGCTCAAGGAGCGATTTTGGCAACCCCAGCCCTGGCGCAAAAAAGTGCGAAAGAAAGCCTAACCTATGGCGAACTTTTAGAAAAAATTGACGCTGGAGAAGTCCAAAAGGTCGTGCTGGATCCGGCTAAGGGCAATGCCACTGTCACTTTAAAGGATTCTGCGGAACATCAAGTCACTCTGTTTGAGCGATATCCAGAGCTATTTCAAAAAATCCGGGTTGCCAATAGAGATGGGGAACGGGTTAAGTTAGATATTCAGCCCTCAGCCGATCGCGCTGAAGCCCTGGGTATTGTCGCTAACTTATTGCTGATTACGTTATTAGTGGGCGGCTTGGTGATGATCCTGAAACGGTCATCACAAGTAGGCAACCAAGCGATGAGTTTTGGTAAATCCAGAGCTCGCTTTCACATGGAAGCGAAAACCGGGGTGACTTTTGATGATGTGGCGGGAATTGAAGAGGCCAAAGAAGAACTCCAGGAAGTAGTGACATTCCTCAAACAACCGGATCGGTTTACAGCGGTGGGGGCGAAAATCCCCAGAGGGGTGTTGTTAGTCGGTTCCCCAGGAACGGGAAAAACCCTACTGGGCAAGGCGATCGCGGGAGAAGCGGGGGTGCCGTTTTTCAGTATTTCTGGTTCTGAGTTTGTGGAGATGTTCGTTGGGGTCGGGGCTTCACGGGTCAGAGACTTATTCCACAAAGCCAAAGAAAATGCCCCTTGTATTGTCTTTATTGATGAAATCGATGCGGTCGGTCGGCAGCGTGGTGCGGGAATTGGCGGGGGGAATGATGAACGAGAGCAAACTCTCAACCAGTTGCTCACAGAAATGGACGGTTTTGAGGGCAACAGCGGCGTGATTGTGATTGCTGCCACCAACCGCCCGGATGTGCTGGATCTGGCTTTGTTGCGACCGGGACGGTTTGACCGACAAGTGGTTGTGGATTTGCCCGGTTACAACGGTCGCCTGGGGATTTTGCAGGTTCATGCTCGGAATAAAAAACTCTCTAGCGATGTATCTTTAGAGGCGATCGCCCGTCGGACTCCGGGATTAGCGGGGGCTGACTTGGCCAACTTACTCAACGAAGCGGCCATTCTCACTGCCCGTCGGCGCAAAGACGCTATTACACCAGAGGAAATTGACGATGCTATTGACCGAGTAACCATTGGTTTAAAATTAACGCCTCTCCTGGATAGCAAGAAAAAGCGGATTATCGCTTATCACGAAGTCGGCCATGCCCTATTAATGACCGTATTAAAAAATTCTGACTCCTTAAATAAAGTCACCATTATTCCTCGTTCCGGAGGAATTGGTGGTTTTGCTCAACCAGTCCCCAATGAGGAGATGATTGATAGTGGCTTAGTCACCCGTGCGTGGCTGATGGATCGAATTACTATGGCCTTGGGTGGTCGCGCAGCGGAAGATTTGGTATTTGGGGATGCGGAAGTGACCAACGGCGCCAGTGGCGATATTCAAATGGTAGCCAAAATTGCGCGAGAAATGGTAACTCGTTATGGAATGTCTGACCTCGGTCCGTTAGCCCTAGAAATAGAACAGGGTGAGGTGTTTCTGGGTCGAGACTTGATGGCGCGATCGGAATATTCCGAAGCGGTAGCCATTCAAATCGATCGCCAAGTCCATGAAATAGTCTCCCACTGCTATCAAGAAGCGCAGCGAATTCTGAACGAGCATCGCCACGTTATGGAAAAACTGGTGGAAATTCTCTTAGAGCAAGAAACCATTGAAGGAGAACAATTCCGAGCAATTGTTTCTCAATACACAAACTTGCCGAAGCAGCAATTAACCTCAGCAGTTCTTTCCTCGTAGTTCTTGCCTGGATGAGGGGCGGAGGGGGAAGCCGCAGTCGTGTAGGGTGTAGGGTGTAGGGGAAGAGAGGATGCATAGGATGCATAGGATGCATAGGATGCATAGGATGCATAGGAAAATTCTCTATTCTCTATTCTCTTTTCTCTATTCTCTATTCTCTCTTCCCCCCACACCGATGGCGGCCGATGGCGGCCGATGGCGGCCGATGGCGGCCGATGGCGGCCGATGGCGGCCCCACACCCCTGCTCCTCCGCTCCTCTGCACGAAGCGCTATATGTTTTTTCTGCGGAAGATTTCTGTTATAGTGCGGTTAAAAATCAGCCAGCATTGGGCAAGAAAAACTCCCTAAAACTCTCTAGATGAAACCTCTTTTGATTAAAAAGCGTTTCATCCCCGATATCCATCATTAGGTTACTATCGAAAGCACCGAGATTACCGATTGATTTTATTAATTGATTTTATTATTGGAATGAAAGTTAAACGCACCCGTTCTCAGGATCGAATTCTCACTCTCCTGAAAAGTCTTCAGCAAGCGGTTTCGGCTCAAGATATCTATGTGGAAATGCGCCAACGAGACCAAGCCGTTGGCTTGGCAACTATATATCGATCTTTAGAAGCGTTGAAACTTGAAGGGGTTGTACAAGTGAGGACTTTGAGTAACGGTGAGTCTGTTTATAGTTGCATTAAAGAAGATCGTCATCATTTAACTTGCTTACATTGTGGGGATTCGATCGCCATTGATGAATGTCCGGTTCACGATTTAGAAACGGAACTGGAAAAATTACATCATTTTAAAGTTTTTTATCATACCCTGGAATTTTTTGGGATGTGCGATCGCTGTCAGCTAGGTTCCAACCCCCATCAACAATAATTAATTGATATTTGTTTATTAATTGTTAGTTGTTAGTTGTTAGTTCTTTGTTATTAGTTGTTAGTTATTAGTTCTTTGTTATTAGTTTTTAATCACTCATTAAAGGATATGCATACAAAGAACCAACAACAAAGAACCAACAACAAAGAACCAAGAATGTCTAACGAATATGTTTCAACTCGTGATTGATTGCTTCGAGATCGAAAGCGTTGGGATCAAAATCTCCTAGCCATTCCACAGTGCTTTCGTATTCGGGATCTTCTGGGTTTTGCAGAATTTCTAACAAATCCTTATAACCAAGAATACCCCCACAATCTTCTGGAGGACAAGCCCGTTCTCCTTCTAAACAGAGAGGGTAATGCACTTTTGGAGTTGGGGCAAGAATTTTTTCCACCAACATAAGATGTTCCCATTCTTCATCGAGATTATATTTGTAAATAAACTCCGTGTTTTCTGTGGGAACCAGATCGTCTAACTTCGCCCGTCTTTCGGTTTTCATCTCCAAGCCATATTCTGGGTGAGATTCACCATAGGAAGTGCCATTGATAATAAATTCATGGAGATGAGAATTTTCCCAACCCATGACAATTTGCATCACACGCTGCAATCTATACAGGGTGATATGACTGGGAACTTGGATTCTTCTCCAAATCGGTGGGTCACTATCCTTTAGGGTTACTTGTATTTGATAAATAAACTCACTGTCAGTTTTCATTTTTTTGAGTTTTTACCGTTAAAATACAACCATAAAATCTTGGTTACTTTTGGAAAATTAACCAATTGACGAGAAATAACTGTCATTTATAAATCGTATCATAGTTATGGAAAAATATTAGCAAGCATTTAGCCTTCAGTTATGAGGGAACGGGGTGTGAGGGGAAGCCGCCGTCGTGTAGGGTGTAGGGTGTAGGGTGTAGGGTGTAGGGTCTAGGGTGTAGGGTCTAGGGTGTAGGGTGTAGGGTGTAGGGTGTAGGGTGTAGTGAATAGTGAATAATAAATAGTAAATAGTAAATAGTAAATAGTAAATAGTGATATTTCTTTTGTACGGGCGTCCTTGCGAAGCCCATGCCGTCAGGCTATATGGCCATTCGCCCCTACCACTTTTCACTTTCCCCCCCCCACACCCTACACCCCAAAAGCCCCACACCCTACACTGTGTTGTCCAAAGCTATCAATTTATTAAGTTATTAAGACTTTTGGCATTAAAAAAAAGGAAGTTTAGCCATGACGCCAAATATAGAGACTGCCGAGATGAAGCTGCCAGCCCCTCGACTGGCTTTGACCCTGGGGGATCCAGCGGGAATTGGCCCAGAGGTGATTCTCAAAGCGTTAAGCAAGTTGACAAAATTAGACGAAATTACCGTGGTGGGAAGTCGGCAGATTTTGCAGCAGACTTATCAGCAGCTAAGGGCTTCTACTATTACGATGCAGAAGGCGATTGATCCAGAACAGCTACAGATGATCGATATTGATATCGATGTAGATAAAATAACCCCCGGTATGGGTAATGCGGCAAGTGGGGCGGCTAGTTTTGCTTATCTGGAAACCGCGATCGCCCATACTCTAGCAGGAGAATTTGACGCGATAGTCACAGGCCCGATCGCCAAACATTGCTGGAAAGCTGCCGGTCATCATTATCCCGGACAAACGGAACTCTTAGCCGAACGCGCTGGAGTCAATCGGTTCGGGATGTTATTTGTGGCTAAGTCCCCCCATAGTGGCTGGACAATGCGGACATTGTTAGCGACCACCCATATTCCCCTGCGTCAAGTTCCGGACACCCTCAACCCAGATTTATTAAGTCGAAAATTAGACTTATTTGTGGAATGCTTAGAGCAAAACTTTGGCATTCAAACACCCAAGATTGCCATTTCTGGTTTAAATCCTCACAGTGGCGAAAACGGACAATTGGGTACGGAAGAAAAAGACTGGTTAATTCCCTGGTTGGAGGAAATGCGCGATCGCTATCCTCATGTCCAACTCGATGGCCCAATTCCTCCCGATACCCTCTGGGTGAAACCGGCACAAACTTGGTTTGGTACAGGCAATTATGGCCATGATGGTTACTTAGCATTGTATCACGATCAAGGGTTAATTCCGGTTAAATTAATGGCCTTTGATCGAGCAGTGAATACAACAATTGGTTTACCATTTCTTCGCACCTCTCCCGATCATGGCACTGGCTTTGATATTGCCGGAAAAGGGTTAGCAAATGGGGCAAGTATGAAAGCTGCTTTAGAGTTAGCGATGGATATTGTACCACATAACTCTGCAGCACAGAAAAAGGGTTGATGATGGTCTCTGTGTTTCTCTGTGTCTCTGTGGTTAAGAGGTTAATATTTCACCACAGAGACACAGAGGACACAAAGAAAACACAAACAAGGTTGATGATGGTCTCTGTGTTTCTCTGTGTCTCTGTGGGTAAGAGGTTAATATTTCACCACAGAGACACAGAGGACACAAAGAAAACACAAAGAAAGTATTAATATTATTCGTAGGGTGCGTTAGGCGCGGCAATAATTTGACGGCAAAAACCCAGAACTGGGAAGCCGCGCCGTCGTCCCACCAAAACCATGATTACAGCAATTTTATATTGCATAAACCAGAAATATCTGTAGGGGCGAAGCATTCCGGCAGAAGCTCGATGCTGAAAATATTAATGTAGGGGCGAATGGCCATTCGCCCCTACGGAATGCTTCGCCCTACGGTGGTTCAGTAGGGGCGAAACCGCTGTATTATACCCAGTATAAAAAATTATTGCTACAATAAATCAGTATTGATATTTTATGATAAATATTTTTAATAAATTTTTAGGAAAAACCTGTGCTCAAACTATTATTAGCTATGGGGATAAACTCCGTTTATAAATTGGTGATCGAATTGCTTGCCAGTCGAAAGCGATCGCAGGTCAAGAAGAAAGAGAATGGGAATTTGCTACTAGGGGTACAGACCGGCAATTAATTGCTGCCCCCGGAAATATCCTAACCAGTTCCGCCGAAAATGTTGAATTATTTAAGTCAAAAGTAAAAATCCTTGAAGGTACAACTATTACTAAGTTTGAAACCCACTATCCCGACTTAGTGTTAACTATTGGTTTTAGCAATGGTTGTGAGTTCAAACTATTCCCAAACTTGGCAGATGATTGTGATGTTTCTTTCTGGGAATTTTTTACTCCCGATAATATGCTGTTGACTTTAGAACCAGGAGGAATTTGGACTTATACCCGGTCTGATGTGCCAATGGGTGAGAAAATCAATGGGTGAGAAAATCAATGGGTGAGAAAATCAATGGGGAATGATTGACCTTGCTTCCCCTCGGTTAACTCATAGAACCAGAGACTCACCGAAATCCTGATATTAGGCTAAAATTTCCAGAAAATTGTTCACTGGCAAAGGCGCGATCGCCTACTGCTGATAAATCATCCTTCAAACCACATGGTAATTTTCAACAATCGACCAAAACTAGCTCTAATCTCCCTGACATTTTTGGCATTAATCACTGGATGTACCCCCCAAGCAGAACCTCCTCAAAATAGTTCTTCTCCCCCGCTCCCCAACTCCTCTGCTCCCCAAACTCCGCAACCAGAACCCCCGAAAGCACCGCCTAAACCCTTACTCGTATCCCCAGACAACCCAGATCCAACCACCAACGCCAAAATCCAGCAATATATCAACAATTTAGCCGCCCAAGGATTTGCCGCAACGGATCAAGGGGTTTGGATGCAGTCGGGTACAACTTTATTAGCCAATCATCAAGGAACCGTCCCCCTCTCTGCCGCTTCCGTCACCAAAATCGCCACCACGATCGCCGTATTACAAACCTTTGGCCCCGAACATCAATTTAGCACCGTAATTTCTGCCACTGGCCCTATAGAAAATGGCCAACTCAATGGAGATTTAGTCATTCAAGGCGGTGAAGACCCATTTTTTGTCTGGGAAGAAGCGATCGCCCTTGGCAACGTCCTCAACCAAATCGGCATCAAAAAAATCACCGGCAACCTAATCATCACCGGCAAATTTTACATGAACTATGAATTAGACCCCGAAGCCTCCGGCAACCTCCTCAAACTCGGACTGAATAGCAACATTTGGCCAGAAGAAGCGGAAACTCAATATCTCACCTTACCTCCAGACACCCCAAGACCCCAAATAGAAATTCAAGGGGCGGTCCAAGTCATCCCCGCACCTCCGGCAAACCTTCAGCCCCTAGTCCGCCACTATTCCAAACCCCTGGGCGAACTGGTCAAACTAATGAATATGTACAGCAACAACATGATGGCGGATATGCTGGCAAACGCCGTCGGTGGCCCACAAATCGTCGCCCAAAAAGCCGCCCAAGCCGCCGAAGTTTCCCCTCAAGAAATTCAACTCATCAACGGTTCTGGCTTAGGAGAAGAAAATCGCATTTCCCCTCGCGCTGCTTGTGGAATGTTTCTCGCCTTAGAGCGTTATCTTCAACCTTATAACATGACGATCGCCGATGTGGTTGCCATTGTCGGCCAAGACTTAGGAGTATTAGAAAGCCGCAACATTCCCAAATTTTCTATTATTAAAACTGGCAGCCTAGATCGTGTCAGTACCTTAGCGGGAGTCATCCCCACCCAAAATCAGGGCAATATCTGCATGGCAATTATGAACATCGGCGGCGAACTTGATGGTTTTCGCAATCAACAAGACAACTTACTTCAAGGACTTTTAACTCAATGGGGATCCGTCGCATCACCCCCACCAGAAGTCAGTCCTACCGCTTGGAAAAACGGCAAAAACTCAAAATCAGAAATTATCAAACCATCCGGGACTTAAACGCAAAAAAAAGAAAAAGGAGCCTTTTTTAGGCTCCTTTTTTCA encodes:
- the ftsH gene encoding ATP-dependent zinc metalloprotease FtsH: MNGFWKIWIDKLKATSAVLGDRTSSGQKTDRPWANLPLKRLSSLVASLIIAQGAILATPALAQKSAKESLTYGELLEKIDAGEVQKVVLDPAKGNATVTLKDSAEHQVTLFERYPELFQKIRVANRDGERVKLDIQPSADRAEALGIVANLLLITLLVGGLVMILKRSSQVGNQAMSFGKSRARFHMEAKTGVTFDDVAGIEEAKEELQEVVTFLKQPDRFTAVGAKIPRGVLLVGSPGTGKTLLGKAIAGEAGVPFFSISGSEFVEMFVGVGASRVRDLFHKAKENAPCIVFIDEIDAVGRQRGAGIGGGNDEREQTLNQLLTEMDGFEGNSGVIVIAATNRPDVLDLALLRPGRFDRQVVVDLPGYNGRLGILQVHARNKKLSSDVSLEAIARRTPGLAGADLANLLNEAAILTARRRKDAITPEEIDDAIDRVTIGLKLTPLLDSKKKRIIAYHEVGHALLMTVLKNSDSLNKVTIIPRSGGIGGFAQPVPNEEMIDSGLVTRAWLMDRITMALGGRAAEDLVFGDAEVTNGASGDIQMVAKIAREMVTRYGMSDLGPLALEIEQGEVFLGRDLMARSEYSEAVAIQIDRQVHEIVSHCYQEAQRILNEHRHVMEKLVEILLEQETIEGEQFRAIVSQYTNLPKQQLTSAVLSS
- a CDS encoding Fur family transcriptional regulator, whose protein sequence is MKVKRTRSQDRILTLLKSLQQAVSAQDIYVEMRQRDQAVGLATIYRSLEALKLEGVVQVRTLSNGESVYSCIKEDRHHLTCLHCGDSIAIDECPVHDLETELEKLHHFKVFYHTLEFFGMCDRCQLGSNPHQQ
- a CDS encoding plasmid pRiA4b ORF-3 family protein — protein: MKTDSEFIYQIQVTLKDSDPPIWRRIQVPSHITLYRLQRVMQIVMGWENSHLHEFIINGTSYGESHPEYGLEMKTERRAKLDDLVPTENTEFIYKYNLDEEWEHLMLVEKILAPTPKVHYPLCLEGERACPPEDCGGILGYKDLLEILQNPEDPEYESTVEWLGDFDPNAFDLEAINHELKHIR
- a CDS encoding helix-turn-helix domain-containing protein → MSSPTSNPTHIGTTEAAQYLGISTVRLRILLQQGRVRGAEKQGRNWVIPLFNGMPVIEERGKGPKGTWYKRRRQVETCILVNRQIIGKNAKENENEPPIVVKEGKNQYNCHELEINGPCRLVYTPHETGPCGARLWIEAAAHVPVIRKTFATYQPVNQPVSQPVKAPFEL
- a CDS encoding D-alanyl-D-alanine carboxypeptidase; translated protein: MALITGCTPQAEPPQNSSSPPLPNSSAPQTPQPEPPKAPPKPLLVSPDNPDPTTNAKIQQYINNLAAQGFAATDQGVWMQSGTTLLANHQGTVPLSAASVTKIATTIAVLQTFGPEHQFSTVISATGPIENGQLNGDLVIQGGEDPFFVWEEAIALGNVLNQIGIKKITGNLIITGKFYMNYELDPEASGNLLKLGLNSNIWPEEAETQYLTLPPDTPRPQIEIQGAVQVIPAPPANLQPLVRHYSKPLGELVKLMNMYSNNMMADMLANAVGGPQIVAQKAAQAAEVSPQEIQLINGSGLGEENRISPRAACGMFLALERYLQPYNMTIADVVAIVGQDLGVLESRNIPKFSIIKTGSLDRVSTLAGVIPTQNQGNICMAIMNIGGELDGFRNQQDNLLQGLLTQWGSVASPPPEVSPTAWKNGKNSKSEIIKPSGT
- the pdxA gene encoding 4-hydroxythreonine-4-phosphate dehydrogenase PdxA, giving the protein MTPNIETAEMKLPAPRLALTLGDPAGIGPEVILKALSKLTKLDEITVVGSRQILQQTYQQLRASTITMQKAIDPEQLQMIDIDIDVDKITPGMGNAASGAASFAYLETAIAHTLAGEFDAIVTGPIAKHCWKAAGHHYPGQTELLAERAGVNRFGMLFVAKSPHSGWTMRTLLATTHIPLRQVPDTLNPDLLSRKLDLFVECLEQNFGIQTPKIAISGLNPHSGENGQLGTEEKDWLIPWLEEMRDRYPHVQLDGPIPPDTLWVKPAQTWFGTGNYGHDGYLALYHDQGLIPVKLMAFDRAVNTTIGLPFLRTSPDHGTGFDIAGKGLANGASMKAALELAMDIVPHNSAAQKKG